The Arcanobacterium pinnipediorum genome includes the window CAATACCAATATTCCACTCGGTGATATCAAACAAACCGAATCCTCCCTCGGGCTCGCAGACTACTTCGATATCTTAAACATCCAAAATTCCGGCATCATGGGACGAATACTTGTTCCCTCTGCCGACGTCGATATTCCAATCTACCACGGAACCGATGAAAGTACCCTACTTAAAGGTGCCGGTCACCTCCAAGGCACATCCTTCCCCGTAGGTGGCGTAGGAACCCGCTCAGTGATTACAGCACACCGCGGACTCGCCTCCGCAACAATGTTCACCAATCTTGATCGAGTTGAGCTAGGTGACGAATTCACCCTCAACATCTTCGACGAAGTTCTCGTCTACCGCGTTATAGACGTCAAAGTCGTTGCCCCAGAAGATAGCGAACAAATCAAAGCAGACCCCGATCGCGACCTCGCAACTCTTGTGACCTGTACGCCACTCGGAATTAACTCCCATCGTATCCTCGTTACCGGCGAACGCATCACACCAACCCCAATCGAGAACATCGAAGAAGCCTCCCAAGACTCTTCCCTGCCACGATTCCCGTGGTTCGCAGTCTTTTACACAATCTTCTTCATCGTCGCACTAGCCATCATCATTCACTCGATCTATAAACTTCGCAAACTAAAAGCAGCCAATCGCGAAGAAACAATCGACTCTAGCGAACCAGTAGCGTAACCTCTTCCTAGCAACCACGATTCAACCGAGAGTTAAACCGAATTAACTCTCGTCGCGTAGATTGCGCGGAATAGTTCCCGGCTCATCGGGATTCTTATGCCGAAGTTTATGGCGGAACTCGCGACCAGCCTGAGCAACACCCTTGGTGCTAGCTTCGGTAGCGATAGTTGGTTCAGTTGAAGTTTGCTGAGCAATAGAATCATCGAGCATGTGGCGCGGCCGAATACGTAACCGCCGTAACCGTTCGGAATAGCGGCGCAGATCGTAGGCGGTTCGCGGTAACTGCCAATTAAACCGGCGAGCCATCATCCCGAACACGGCGCACATGAGGATCGCCGATCCCATGCCTATCTGATACATGCCGTTGTATTGGAAGATCACCATTTGAGTTGCTGCGAGAACAGAAAAAGTGGCATAGAGCGGGCTGCCGCCGAAAATTGCGGGAATACGGTTCACCATCACGTCGCGCAAAACCCCGCCCATGGTTGCGGTGATAACTCCAAGGAAAATAGAGGGCACCCAGTCCAGACCGGCACTCAAACCCTTCGACGCCCCGGTTGCCGACCAGCATCCCAGAGCAAGGACGTCTGCCAGCGAGAGCATCCGCCGAGACCATTTCCCCTCGAACGGAAACAGGTAAGACAAAATCGAGGCGGCAAAAGCACCACCCAGATACCACGGGTCAGTCAGTGCAACCGGGAAACCCACCCCGAGCATGACATCGCGGGTGATTCCGCCGCCCAGAGCCGTCCCCGTACCTAAGACGAGAAACCCAATGAGGTCGTATCCAAGGATTCGAGCCAACGCCGAGCCGATCAGGGCGTTAGCGATAACTCCGATAACGTCAACGAAGCGGAACAGGGTTTCGGGATCCATGCCATGCCCTATGCGTGAACATGGCTTGGGGTGCGGTTTTCGCTTTCAACCCAATGCTCAAGTTGTTTCAAGACCTTTTCAGCATCTGCATCAGTTCGTAAAGAAAAGACGATGAGGTCTAAAGACTGATCGTGCTGGTAGGTCCAATGCTCAACCGCATCCAACGCGATCCGTGTGGCTTCCTCAAGCGGGAAACCGCCGTTGCCGGTAGATAGTCCTGGGAATGCGATCGAACGAATATCACCCTTAACCCGGGCAAGCTCCATACAATTCCAGTACGCCTTAAATAATGTGGCGCGATCTTTTTGCGTCACCTTGCCATTCTTCAACTCCGGGCCGGTTGTGTGGATAACGTACTTAGCAGGCAAGCGGTATCCGCGAGTGATGATCGCATCAGCTGGCTCCAGCCCCTTATCTCCGTTGAGCCGGCGAACAGTGTTGGTATCGTTACGCATCCACGGACCAGCTTGTTCATGTAGCGTTGAATCCAGGCAGTCATGCAGCGGAATCGGGCATCCGTTGAGATCAGGAACCGCAGCATTAACGATCGCATCCACAACCAGTTGGCGCATATCACCCCGATACAACACAGTATGTGGTGCAGGCCCATAATCGCAATCCGGGATCATATCTGATACGCGGCGCAAATTAGCAGCCTCAACCCGACCATGATGGCCAACTTGCCGATAGAGCAAAGTGTTGATAGCTCGTGAGGAAATAGGATCAAGAGGTGTTGGTTCACGAACCGCAAGTTCGGCTTGCAACCACCGCAACAACCCCTCATCCGTTGATAGGTGTGCCAGCGAGGACGTGCCGGTATAGTGCTTTTCGTTAATGCCGCCAAGTGCGGTCATGAGTAAATCGTAGTCAGAACGGATATCATCTTTTGGTTCTGGAAATGGCTCATCAAGATGAATCTCGTGACGGTAATCCGATAGTTTAAGCATGGTAGACCTTTCTCGCTACATCTAAGGATACCCATGTTCATCGCGAAGGTCATGTGAGATAAGCTAGTCTCATGACTTTTTCACACCAGCCTTCGTTATTTTCTGACTTTGCCGAAATTGACGAACAACTATTGAACGACGACGAACAACAGATCTACGAATCTAACACAAAACCGAAAAGGCAAGAAGGCTTCACCCTGCCTC containing:
- a CDS encoding macro domain-containing protein; translation: MLKLSDYRHEIHLDEPFPEPKDDIRSDYDLLMTALGGINEKHYTGTSSLAHLSTDEGLLRWLQAELAVREPTPLDPISSRAINTLLYRQVGHHGRVEAANLRRVSDMIPDCDYGPAPHTVLYRGDMRQLVVDAIVNAAVPDLNGCPIPLHDCLDSTLHEQAGPWMRNDTNTVRRLNGDKGLEPADAIITRGYRLPAKYVIHTTGPELKNGKVTQKDRATLFKAYWNCMELARVKGDIRSIAFPGLSTGNGGFPLEEATRIALDAVEHWTYQHDQSLDLIVFSLRTDADAEKVLKQLEHWVESENRTPSHVHA
- a CDS encoding class C sortase, translated to MRRVYLGRIISSILAIIGFAVLLYPTAASWTNQYYQSKLIGLVHEQVKHVEPAAHEQIAQARRYNDALTSGARLAPNTNIPLGDIKQTESSLGLADYFDILNIQNSGIMGRILVPSADVDIPIYHGTDESTLLKGAGHLQGTSFPVGGVGTRSVITAHRGLASATMFTNLDRVELGDEFTLNIFDEVLVYRVIDVKVVAPEDSEQIKADPDRDLATLVTCTPLGINSHRILVTGERITPTPIENIEEASQDSSLPRFPWFAVFYTIFFIVALAIIIHSIYKLRKLKAANREETIDSSEPVA
- a CDS encoding trimeric intracellular cation channel family protein, giving the protein MDPETLFRFVDVIGVIANALIGSALARILGYDLIGFLVLGTGTALGGGITRDVMLGVGFPVALTDPWYLGGAFAASILSYLFPFEGKWSRRMLSLADVLALGCWSATGASKGLSAGLDWVPSIFLGVITATMGGVLRDVMVNRIPAIFGGSPLYATFSVLAATQMVIFQYNGMYQIGMGSAILMCAVFGMMARRFNWQLPRTAYDLRRYSERLRRLRIRPRHMLDDSIAQQTSTEPTIATEASTKGVAQAGREFRHKLRHKNPDEPGTIPRNLRDES